A single genomic interval of Arthrobacter methylotrophus harbors:
- a CDS encoding VOC family protein: MDWKLELVFVPVSDVDRAKDFYVNKVGFNADYDERPMDGIRFVQLTPPGSACSICIGEGLNDAPPGTAPSLQMVVGDIHEAHSQLKANGVDVSDIDVQDWGHFVYFADPDGNKWAVQYIPHRPNG, translated from the coding sequence ATGGACTGGAAACTTGAACTTGTGTTTGTCCCTGTGTCCGATGTGGACCGCGCCAAGGATTTCTACGTCAACAAGGTGGGCTTCAACGCCGATTACGACGAGCGGCCCATGGACGGCATCCGCTTTGTCCAGTTGACGCCACCGGGCTCGGCCTGCTCCATCTGCATCGGGGAGGGACTCAACGACGCACCTCCAGGCACTGCCCCGAGCCTGCAGATGGTGGTGGGCGACATCCATGAGGCCCACAGCCAGCTCAAGGCCAATGGCGTGGACGTCAGCGACATCGACGTCCAGGACTGGGGTCACTTCGTCTACTTCGCCGATCCGGACGGCAACAAATGGGCCGTCCAATACATCCCGCACCGGCCCAACGGTTAG
- the upp gene encoding uracil phosphoribosyltransferase: MRTLVVDHPLVAHKLTVLRDKNTPSPVFRQLTEELVTLLAYEATREVRTEPVEIETPVTKAIGTAFTKPTPLVVPILRAGLGMLEGMTKLVPTAEVGFLGMARDEETLDIITYAERLPEDLTGRQIFVLDPMLATGGTLREAIKFLFKRGASDVTCICLLAAPEGLAKLEEELSEANVKIVLASIDEKLNEKAYIVPGLGDAGDRLYGVAG, from the coding sequence ATGCGCACACTCGTCGTGGACCACCCGCTGGTCGCTCACAAGCTCACCGTTCTGCGGGACAAGAACACTCCTTCACCGGTCTTCCGGCAACTCACCGAAGAACTCGTCACCCTCCTGGCCTACGAGGCTACCCGCGAGGTCAGGACCGAGCCGGTTGAAATCGAAACTCCCGTCACCAAGGCGATCGGTACCGCCTTCACCAAGCCCACGCCCCTGGTTGTCCCCATCCTGCGCGCAGGCCTCGGCATGCTGGAGGGCATGACCAAGCTGGTTCCCACCGCCGAAGTGGGCTTCCTGGGCATGGCCCGCGACGAAGAAACCCTGGACATTATCACCTACGCCGAGCGTCTGCCTGAGGACCTCACCGGCCGCCAGATCTTCGTCCTGGACCCCATGCTTGCCACCGGCGGTACCCTTCGCGAGGCCATCAAGTTCCTCTTCAAACGCGGTGCCTCGGACGTGACGTGCATCTGCCTGCTCGCCGCCCCGGAGGGCCTGGCCAAGCTGGAAGAAGAGCTTTCCGAAGCCAACGTCAAGATCGTCCTCGCCTCGATCGACGAGAAACTCAACGAGAAGGCCTACATCGTGCCGGGCCTGGGCGACGCGGGAGACCGCCTGTACGGGGTGGCGGGCTAG